From Veillonella dispar, one genomic window encodes:
- the nikC gene encoding nickel transporter permease translates to MAEFIQKHKLFSFYSTLMIIVVLIAIFAPWLAPGDAFSSNLSQALQAPSSQHWFGTDKLGRDVLSRIIYGTQLSLFMGVSIVVIMVSIGTIIGAVAGYFGGKIEMVLMRLADIMLSFPGVVLAIAIAGILGGSIVNTIIALSVVGWAKYARLVRSMTLKVRGEEYVTAAVMMGASTTTILRRHIIPNILPLVVTTGALDIGAIMIEVAGLSFLGFGAQPPTPEWGLMLNEGRQYLQTSPWLMAFPGMSILIVVAIFNLWSDSLRDVVDPKNQG, encoded by the coding sequence ATGGCAGAATTTATTCAAAAACATAAACTGTTCTCTTTCTACAGTACATTGATGATTATTGTTGTACTCATTGCTATTTTTGCACCATGGCTTGCTCCGGGTGATGCTTTTAGCTCAAATCTGAGTCAAGCATTACAAGCGCCAAGTAGTCAACATTGGTTTGGTACAGATAAGCTTGGTCGTGATGTATTGTCTCGCATCATTTATGGTACACAGTTATCCTTGTTTATGGGTGTCAGTATTGTTGTTATCATGGTAAGCATTGGTACTATTATCGGTGCCGTAGCTGGTTATTTCGGTGGTAAAATCGAAATGGTCCTCATGCGTCTTGCAGATATTATGTTATCCTTCCCAGGCGTTGTGTTAGCCATTGCTATTGCTGGTATTTTGGGTGGTAGCATTGTGAATACGATTATAGCGCTATCTGTAGTTGGTTGGGCAAAATATGCTCGTCTTGTACGGTCTATGACGTTGAAAGTTCGCGGTGAAGAGTATGTAACGGCGGCTGTCATGATGGGGGCCTCTACAACGACTATTCTAAGACGTCATATCATTCCCAATATCCTTCCTCTTGTTGTTACAACAGGGGCACTTGATATTGGGGCTATCATGATTGAAGTAGCAGGTCTTTCCTTCCTTGGATTTGGTGCTCAACCACCAACACCAGAATGGGGCCTTATGCTTAACGAAGGTCGTCAATATTTACAAACCAGTCCATGGCTGATGGCATTCCCTGGTATGTCCATCCTTATCGTAGTTGCTATCTTTAACCTTTGGTCTGATTCCTTACGGGACGTAGTGGATCCTAAGAACCAAGGTTAG
- the nikB gene encoding nickel ABC transporter permease gives MGKRFAKQLGQFIVTLFGITFLTFCLTYLAPGDPVTMLLETADTIVSQELIDETRAQLGLDKPFLVQYANWVVNAAQGDLGMSYSAKKPVVDRMLEALPGTVMLAGTSLVFTLLYALPAGIISALNRNKWIDYLLRVASFVGVSMPSFWLGLVLIYIFGLKLGLVPIASSRVTPIGVILPAVTLAVVVGSKYMRQVRLVILEEMQKDYVIGARARGVSEMKILFGHILPNAVLPLITILGVVIGWLLGGVAVIEMVFSWPGLGNMAVYAITMRDYPLIEGFVLWVALAYMCINALVDASYILLDPRLKRERA, from the coding sequence ATGGGCAAACGCTTTGCTAAACAGCTAGGTCAATTCATTGTTACACTGTTTGGCATTACTTTTTTAACATTTTGTCTCACTTATTTAGCACCAGGCGATCCAGTTACGATGTTACTAGAAACGGCAGATACTATCGTGTCTCAGGAGCTTATCGATGAAACTCGAGCTCAGCTTGGGTTAGATAAACCGTTCTTAGTGCAATATGCAAACTGGGTTGTGAATGCTGCACAAGGTGACTTAGGGATGAGTTACTCTGCTAAAAAGCCTGTTGTAGATCGTATGTTGGAGGCTTTGCCAGGGACAGTTATGTTAGCAGGTACATCATTAGTATTTACATTGCTCTATGCATTGCCGGCAGGGATTATAAGCGCCTTAAATCGAAACAAATGGATCGACTATCTGTTGCGCGTTGCTTCCTTTGTAGGCGTGTCTATGCCATCATTCTGGTTAGGCCTTGTACTGATTTATATCTTTGGCCTTAAATTAGGACTTGTTCCTATTGCATCTTCTCGTGTAACTCCTATCGGTGTAATTCTACCAGCCGTTACATTAGCTGTTGTAGTCGGGTCCAAGTACATGCGCCAAGTTCGTCTCGTTATTCTTGAAGAAATGCAAAAGGATTATGTTATCGGCGCACGTGCTCGTGGTGTGAGTGAGATGAAAATTTTATTCGGTCATATTTTGCCTAATGCGGTATTACCACTTATCACTATACTGGGCGTTGTCATCGGTTGGTTATTAGGCGGTGTTGCAGTTATTGAAATGGTATTCTCCTGGCCTGGTCTTGGGAATATGGCAGTATATGCCATTACTATGCGCGACTATCCATTGATCGAAGGTTTTGTGTTGTGGGTTGCCTTAGCATATATGTGTATTAATGCATTAGTTGATGCGTCATATATCTTGTTAGACCCTAGATTAAAAAGGGAGAGAGCATAA
- a CDS encoding ABC transporter ATP-binding protein: MTNYAVELKNVCKRFPLPTGGELEACKSINITLEKGESLGIVGESGSGKTTLVRMIMKMLPITEGEIYVDGVEIQHMNSEQTREYRKKIQMVFQDPSAAFNPRMKVKDIILEPLYNFGLLEKGKEEQIAGDYLEMVDLPREFMHRYPHEMSGGQRQRVAIARAIVLEPEILVLDEATSALDVSVQDSIAYLLARLQKKKNLTYLFIAHDIAFIRTMCHKVVVMHKGAVVEELDAFHLADAKHPYTKVLLSSIFEIGKDHKPLTLEEAAVEA; the protein is encoded by the coding sequence TTGACTAACTACGCTGTAGAATTAAAAAATGTATGTAAACGATTCCCACTTCCTACTGGTGGTGAGCTCGAAGCGTGTAAGAGTATTAATATCACCTTAGAAAAAGGCGAGTCCCTTGGGATTGTAGGGGAATCTGGCTCTGGTAAAACGACTTTGGTTCGTATGATTATGAAGATGCTGCCTATTACGGAAGGCGAGATTTATGTAGATGGTGTAGAGATTCAACATATGAACTCTGAGCAAACGAGAGAATACCGCAAGAAAATTCAAATGGTATTCCAAGATCCATCTGCAGCCTTCAATCCTCGTATGAAGGTAAAGGATATTATCCTTGAACCGTTATACAATTTTGGGCTTCTTGAAAAAGGAAAAGAAGAACAAATCGCAGGTGACTATCTTGAAATGGTAGACCTACCTCGCGAGTTCATGCATCGTTATCCTCATGAAATGTCTGGTGGTCAACGTCAACGTGTGGCCATTGCTCGTGCCATTGTACTTGAACCAGAAATTCTTGTTCTAGATGAGGCAACAAGTGCTCTAGACGTGTCTGTACAAGACTCCATCGCCTATTTACTAGCGCGTTTACAAAAAAAGAAAAACTTAACATACCTATTCATTGCTCATGACATTGCGTTCATTCGCACGATGTGTCATAAGGTAGTTGTTATGCATAAAGGTGCTGTCGTTGAAGAGCTAGATGCATTCCATTTAGCAGATGCAAAACATCCTTATACAAAGGTTCTATTGAGCTCTATCTTTGAAATTGGCAAAGATCATAAGCCACTTACTTTAGAAGAAGCGGCTGTAGAAGCATAG
- a CDS encoding ABC transporter substrate-binding protein, translating to MKKSWKKALLAGLSIVMMGSFIAGCGSDNNGAANKDVLKVGVTNFASTLEPTENFFAWVVMRYGVGETLAKFDEHMKPQPWIASKWEVSPDHKTWTFTINDKVKFSNGKKVDAAAVKASIERAFEKSNRAKTFFEYDSMEANGQQLVIHTTKEYPNMPGLLADPLFLIVDVQSEKDGRNFAKEGPIGTGPYVVKSFTKDRAEMAANENYWDGTVPFKTVEIPSIDDPNTRAMSLQSGDVDMAVNIGAGEMGLFQNNDKFKVDEIASLRVVLARINQKGVLGDDKVRAAVISATDRKNYADVLLKGTFIPGSAPIPPSMDYGFKDLKDPNAYNPERSKQLLAEDGWKDTDGDGILDKDGKPLTFDFVVYNSRAELPLYAEAVQADLKKVGIDMKIKTVDYNLIDKMGQDGDYDMLISNIVTANTGDPIWFLANYWHTNVDGSNPQNGSGYSNPQVDQLLDAAETEFDPAKRRDYAIQIQQLLMNDGAALFLGYPKTNIVTGSYLKGAVMYPSDYYWITNKITK from the coding sequence ATGAAAAAATCTTGGAAAAAAGCCCTCTTAGCAGGTCTTAGCATTGTAATGATGGGTTCCTTCATTGCTGGTTGCGGCTCTGATAATAATGGTGCTGCTAATAAGGATGTTTTAAAAGTTGGTGTAACTAACTTCGCATCCACATTAGAACCTACAGAAAACTTCTTCGCATGGGTTGTTATGCGCTATGGTGTAGGCGAAACATTGGCTAAGTTTGACGAACATATGAAACCTCAACCATGGATTGCATCTAAATGGGAAGTATCCCCAGACCATAAAACGTGGACTTTCACAATCAATGATAAGGTGAAATTCTCTAATGGTAAAAAAGTTGATGCTGCAGCAGTTAAAGCATCTATCGAACGGGCTTTTGAAAAATCCAATCGTGCAAAAACATTTTTCGAATATGACTCTATGGAAGCTAATGGTCAACAATTAGTTATTCATACAACAAAAGAATATCCTAATATGCCTGGCCTTTTAGCGGATCCGTTGTTCCTAATCGTTGACGTTCAATCTGAAAAAGATGGTCGTAACTTTGCCAAGGAAGGTCCTATCGGTACAGGTCCATACGTAGTTAAATCTTTCACAAAAGATCGTGCTGAGATGGCTGCTAACGAAAACTATTGGGATGGTACAGTACCATTTAAAACTGTAGAAATTCCTTCCATCGATGACCCTAATACTCGCGCTATGAGCTTACAATCTGGCGACGTAGATATGGCTGTTAATATCGGTGCTGGTGAAATGGGCTTATTCCAAAATAACGATAAGTTCAAGGTTGATGAAATCGCATCTCTTCGCGTAGTATTGGCTCGTATCAACCAAAAAGGTGTTCTTGGTGATGACAAAGTACGTGCTGCAGTTATTTCCGCAACAGACCGTAAAAACTATGCTGATGTATTGTTAAAAGGTACATTCATTCCTGGTTCCGCACCAATTCCACCATCCATGGACTATGGCTTCAAAGATTTGAAAGATCCTAATGCGTATAACCCTGAACGTTCTAAACAATTATTAGCAGAAGATGGTTGGAAAGATACTGATGGGGACGGCATCCTTGATAAAGATGGCAAACCATTAACATTTGACTTCGTAGTATATAATTCTCGTGCAGAATTACCACTTTATGCAGAAGCTGTTCAAGCAGACCTTAAAAAAGTGGGTATCGACATGAAAATCAAAACAGTTGACTATAACTTGATTGATAAAATGGGTCAAGATGGCGACTATGATATGCTTATCTCCAACATCGTAACTGCTAATACAGGCGATCCAATCTGGTTCTTAGCTAACTACTGGCATACTAATGTGGATGGTTCCAACCCTCAAAACGGTTCTGGTTACTCCAATCCACAAGTTGACCAATTGTTAGATGCTGCTGAAACTGAATTTGATCCTGCAAAACGTCGTGACTATGCAATTCAAATTCAACAATTATTGATGAATGATGGTGCTGCATTGTTCTTAGGTTACCCTAAAACTAATATCGTTACTGGTTCTTACTTGAAAGGTGCTGTCATGTACCCAAGTGACTACTACTGGATTACTAATAAAATTACAAAATAA
- a CDS encoding ABC transporter ATP-binding protein: MAENILTVENLNIAYQGVPAVMDVNFTLERGKVLTIVGESGSGKTTVIRALMGLLPIGGEVTDGTMLFNGQDLRTLSKSEWRAIRGKDMAMIFQDSGSALDPIVRIGKQFRELFKSHIEITNDECDRRAIELLESVSLPNGADILRRYPHELSGGQRQRVGIAMALALDPALLIGDEPTSALDVTTQSQVVMQMLELAKEHNSAIVMVTHNLGVAAYMSDYIIVMKKGRVVDAGTPQDILENPSNEYTKQLKDAVPTLEGGRYID, from the coding sequence ATGGCAGAAAACATACTAACTGTAGAGAACCTTAACATCGCGTACCAAGGTGTGCCTGCTGTTATGGATGTAAACTTTACCTTGGAACGCGGTAAGGTATTGACCATTGTAGGGGAATCTGGATCCGGTAAAACTACCGTGATCCGGGCCCTCATGGGTTTATTGCCTATAGGTGGTGAGGTCACAGATGGTACAATGCTCTTTAATGGTCAAGACCTTCGCACCCTATCTAAGTCTGAATGGAGAGCTATACGTGGTAAAGACATGGCCATGATTTTCCAAGATAGTGGTAGTGCTTTAGACCCAATAGTTCGCATTGGTAAACAGTTTAGAGAATTATTTAAATCTCATATAGAAATTACCAATGATGAATGTGATCGACGAGCAATTGAGTTATTAGAATCTGTTTCTCTCCCTAATGGGGCAGATATATTGCGCCGTTATCCACATGAGTTATCCGGCGGTCAACGCCAACGTGTGGGCATTGCTATGGCATTAGCGCTGGATCCTGCGTTATTAATTGGTGATGAACCTACATCTGCTTTAGATGTAACAACACAATCACAAGTTGTTATGCAAATGCTAGAACTTGCTAAAGAGCATAATTCTGCTATCGTAATGGTTACGCATAACCTTGGTGTAGCGGCCTATATGTCCGACTATATCATTGTTATGAAAAAGGGTCGTGTTGTTGATGCTGGCACACCGCAAGACATTTTGGAAAACCCATCTAATGAATATACGAAGCAATTAAAAGATGCTGTACCAACATTGGAAGGAGGTCGTTACATTGACTAA